The nucleotide sequence TGTGTGAATAGGATATTCGTTTATCCCATATTTACCAAGAAGAGACCCCCAAATATCAGATGATGGGAGTAGATAGGGCTCACCTAATCCCTGCCCTGCACAGGCTAGCAGGATAGACAGTACAGGAAAAGGGCGGTCCTATCAGGTggacacagaagaaaaaagggaCTGAAGGGACCTGGTGAGTGATATCCAGGGACTTTCAGAGCCAAGGgagcagcatgtgcaaaggcctttaaatttctctcttggGAGGCTACCTGCTACCACTAGCCGAGAAGGGCAGCCTAAGAAGTTTGGATGCAGGAAGTTTTGGTCCTGGGGAGGAGAATTGGGGAAGTAGGGGCGCTGCGGCAAGCATGTTGAGAAACAGATTGGCACCGTACTCCACCAAATGTTTGCTGCCCCCTTGTGGTCTCAGGGAGTGCTCTTGCTCCAGACCCTTTTTCCAACGGCCCGCTGGCCGCCCAGCCTGTGCGACCTCTCCGGCACCTCAAATTCAGCGTGTCCAAACCGCTCTGAAATCTGGGAGTCATCCTAGCTCGGAATTTCCTACTTCTCTGTCCAAACAGTGGCCAGCTCGTCACTGAACCTACCTACTAGTATCTCCCAACTTAATCTTTTTTCCATTCCCACTACGATTTCTCTGGTTCATTAATGTAACaaatcatttaacaaatatttgagcgCCGGTCATACGCCAGGCACCATACTAGGCTCCGTGGGCACCCCCGCCCCCTCAGCCCCCAGACTCCGTGGCAGGTGTCGTCAGGGGCTGCGGCCCGATTTCCCCATCACTCCCTCCTGGGCTCCCTTCACAAGATCTGGTTCGACTGGCCCCTGGAGAACCCCCGTGGTCTGCCAGCGCCCACAGGATGAGGTCGAAGTTCAGAAGTCGGTAACTAAGGCTCTTGCCCGTGCAACAGCAGCCACTCCAAACTGACGCCTTTGTTCGCACCCACGGTGAAACCCACTGCTCCCGCTTTGCTCAACAGCTAACACCAGTCCTCCCATCTTCTAAAGTCCAGATCCCCCTCCTTAAGATGCAGGAGTTCCCTGACGGCCGCTCCTTTCTACGGCAGGGAACTACCCTGCCTCCTTCCGGGCGTAACAGCGGAGGCTGCGCTCGTTTTCCCACATCCACTGGGACTGGTCCGGGGCGCCCTGGCCGGCGGGTTTCCGGGGCGGAGATGCCTACGGTCCAGTCCCTCATGCCCCGCCCCTCATGCCCCGCCCCCTCGGGGCGTGCGCGGCCCCGCGGCCTTAGCGCACTCCGGGCCCGTGCGCCATCTTGGCTCCGGATCGTGCGTGAGGCGGATTCGGTGAGAGCCGGAACCGGGCGGGCAGAGGGATACTCGGAGGGTGGGAGGACGCCTGCTGCTTGGCTGCAGCGGCCGGCAGGACCCTGGAAGCGACCGTGGCTATGGAAACGGCCAAGGCTGTCTTGGAATAGCCTGAGCAGCCCTCCGAGTCGAGCCTCTGCCCCCGTTTCTGAGTGACCTGGGTTGATATGGATCGACCCTGGTAATCTCTGGGAGAGGGGCTCAGTTCTGTTTGGGGGCAGCACTGGGTAAGAGTTCTTGGCTGTTTCCCGGGGGTCCTGGGGCTAAGGGCCTTGTCCCTGTCCTTGGGAGGAGCGCTCTCTATTGGTATTAATCTGGGGTGAGGGTTCCAGGCCCTGTTCCAAGGAGTCCAGGATAAGGGGGGCTAGGCCCCAGTCCGGGAGAGTTTGGGATGAGGGGGCCTGGCACTATCCCAAAGAGCTCAGTGTTTGGGGAGTTTGGTCGTGTCTCTGGGACTCCAGGATTGGAGGTGGGGGTGTTATGGCCCTTGTAGAGGAACGGAGTGTATGGGGTACAGCCCTTTCCCGGACGGCGGCAGGCATGGCCCTTGTCACAAGATGCTAAGGACGAGGGGACATGATCCTGTTTCTGGGAAGTCTGGAACGGGGAGCAGGGCCATATCCTGAATGGAGATAGGGGATGGTGGACAGTGACTTGGGGCATATTGCTTAGCACTCATCTGATGCTTCCCTGCAGTGGGCAGCGAGAGTCACATTCAAGACAGCAAGCAGGATGGAGCACTACCGGAAAGCTGGCTCTGTAGAGCTCCCAGCGCCTTCCCCAATGCCCCAGCTACCTCCTGATACCCTTGAGATGCGGGTCCGAGATGGCAGCAAAATTCGCAACCTTCTGGGACTGGCTCTGGGTCGGTTGGAGGGCGGCAGTGCACGGCATGTGGTGTTCTCAGGTTCTGGCAGGGCTGCAGGAAAGGCTGTCAGCTGCGCTGAGATTGTCAAGCGGAGGGTCCCAGGCCTGCACCAGCTCACGAAGCTACGTTTCCTGCAGACTGAGGACAGCTGGGTCCCAGCCTCACCTGACACAGGGCTAGACCCCCTCACAGTGCGCCGCCATGTGCCTGCAGTGTGGGTACTGCTCAGCCGGGACCCCCTGGACCCCAATGAGTGTGGCTACCAACCCCCAGGGGCACCCCCTGGCCTGGGTTCCATgcccagctccagctgtggcccTCGTTCCCGAAGAAGGGCTCGAGACACCCGATCGTGAAGACCTGCTGAGCCAGCCTGTTCTCCAGGCCTGAATGTCTGGGATGCTTGTGCCTTTTCTGAGAAGCCCTGTGACTGTGCAAATCCCCATCAAGGTTTGAGTCCACAGAAGTGGACTTCCCTGTCATGCTTTCCCTTCCCTCTAGCATGTGGGAAGGGACTGCTGTGAAGAGTGACAGGTGTGGGGCCTCTGCCAAGTTTCGCGTTGCTCAATAAGGGCTTACTCTGCCTTCTACCTACAATGCATCTGAACTGCCTTCTGAAAGAGGTCCAGGGAGGGATTTAGGAAATAAAGTTTCTACCTATTTGATGAGCCTCTACTCAGCCTGCTATGTGGAGTGGGATTAGAGAAATGGGAGTCCCTAGCCTTACCCCCTGGGAGCTGATCCGGTGAAGACAGAGGAAGAGTAGGCTCAGGATGTTCCTGGGAGAATCTAGTGTGGACAAGAAGCCTCAGTCAGTACTAAATATATCTAATTCCCTGGGTAGTTATTTAATCCTGCTTTGGCCTGGTTTAGGAACACTGCCAGGTCAGACATTTCTCTCCATCTGCAACTTACAGTATAGTATAGTGGTTGTGAGCATGGACTCTGGTACCAGTCTGCCTGCGTTTCAATTCTggtctgccacttactagcaAGTTACTGCTCTGTGTCTTAGTGGTCTTATCCATAAAACAGGAATACAATAGTGCTTATCacatagggttgttatgagattaaataaggaaatatacatatatgacatTTAGATATCACCTTGGCACATAGTGCTATTGTTAATTGCTATTATCGTTATTAATGATTTACCTATCCCAAATGCAACAACTGTTTCACACCTCCTTCCCTCCAGCTTCCTTGTCCCAGTCTCAGCTATGGAGCTGGATTCCTGCTTTAAAGAGATAGAGGCCTTCCGAACTCCCTCATGTTCCATCTTCACCTACAGACCTATCTGTATAAACATTTATCCTCAACTCCACTAGTTTGCAAACATGCTTTTTCCTGTCTTAGAAACATATCtttgggttgggcacagtggctgatgcctgtaatcccagcactttgggaggctgaggcaggaggattgcttgatcccaggagttggggaccagcctgggcaacatagtagtgagaccctgtctctacaaaaacatctaaaaattagctaggcacctttagtcccagctacttgggaggctgaggtgagaggatcgcttgagcccgggaggttgaggctgcagtgagccatgattgtgctactgcactttggcctggatgacagagtgagaccctgtctcaaaaacagaaaataggctgggcgcagtggctcacacctgtagtcccagcactttgggaggccaagaccagcctggtcaacttggtgaaaccccatctctactta is from Macaca mulatta isolate MMU2019108-1 chromosome 15, T2T-MMU8v2.0, whole genome shotgun sequence and encodes:
- the RPP25L gene encoding ribonuclease P protein subunit p25-like protein isoform X1, encoding MEHYRKAGSVELPAPSPMPQLPPDTLEMRVRDGSKIRNLLGLALGRLEGGSARHVVFSGSGRAAGKAVSCAEIVKRRVPGLHQLTKLRFLQTEDSWVPASPDTGLDPLTVRRHVPAVWVLLSRDPLDPNECGYQPPGAPPGLGSMPSSSCGPRSRRRARDTRS